A segment of the Bacteroidales bacterium genome:
CGGTAGCATGATGATAAATCGCTCAACCATGTTCGGGCTGCGTGTGCCACGTCCTAATGATAATCCCAGAGATAAGTATTTTCCGAATTGTTTTGTTGCCCCAACATTAAAACTAAAGTTTGTGAAGCTGCTTTTTGTGTCATCGTTTGATAAAAGAACCGGAGTAATTCCGCCTGATGGCATGCCAAAAACTTCAATTTTGCCCGAACCGGCTGAATTTAAATCCAGCCTGACGGCTCCAACAATGTCAAAGGTGCCGAAAGAGGTTTTGAACTCACTATAAATCCCAATATTTTGTATGTGTGCATTACTCCAAAGTGCTTCGATTTTTTGAGGGATTTTTCCGTTGACGGGGGGCTGCATAATCATTGTTTTTGTGCGGTCACCATCTTTGCTTATATATTGAAAATCGCTTCCAATAAAAAGAAAATACTTGTCCTTAAATTTTAAATCTATACCTCCCCTGACTCCTAATGTATTGGCGTTAACTTCTGAAACTGCAAGCATATTGGTGTCTGCATTAGCCCGTGATTTGTTATCCATGATATGATTTATCATGGCAAAGTTTGCTTTGAAATAGGCGCCGCTGAAAACTCCTTTGTGTTTGCCGGTGGTATAAGTTAACCCTATAATGTTAGAATTGTCTTCCCTCTCGTCCATAGGTAACGCAGGAAAGTACACGTTCCGGTGCATAGTGCCGAGGTAAGATATTGTAAAATGATGTTTTTCAACTGGGGAGAAACCAACTTTTCCGCTGTAACTATACTTCAGGAATGATGATTTAATAATATTATTATTTCCATCATCATAATCGCCATACTGCATACGGTTACCAGTAAGGGTGAAATTAATTTTTTTTGTGCCCCCTGTAACAACCAGATGTTCTTTGTTGCCATTCCAATTGGACTCATAACCAGAAGATATTTTCGTATGAAGTTCAAATTTATCTCCGAATTTTGGCTGATACGTTATCAGGTTTATCACACCGCCAAATGATGGGCCGTAGCGCAGCGCATAAGGGCCTTTGACAACTTCTATTTGTTCTACATCATCAATATCAATGTGTGAAGTTGTAGGGTCCATGCGGTTGGGACAGCCGCCTTCAAGTTCTATGGCTCCGTTTATCAGTGTCATAAGCTGGCTGTATTTAAATCCGCGTACTACCGGGTCAATATTTGCCCCTCCTTTGCGAAGGCCTGAAACATTAGGGATGTTCCGCAAAGCCTCTCCCACGTCACGCAAAATATTCATCTCCATTTCTGATTTTACGACAACATTTCGGATGTATGGGATTTTTTTATTTGAATATTCAATAATTTCTACAGCATTAAGTTGTATCGTGTCACTTAACTCTTGCGCTGATGCAATTGAAAATACACTTAGTAAAAAAACAAAAAAAACCGGTTTGATATTCATTAGTATTTATTTTAAAATAATATGAAAATTATTGAGGAAAGCTGTCAGGAGGGCCATAGTCTGGATTTGTCAGAAGTGTTTCATCGGTTAATGTGAGCAGGAACGCTTTCAGGTCGGCTTTTTCCTGAGGTAAAAGTTGTGCGCCGTTTTCACCGATATGATGCATCAGCGGGCTTATATACGGAGACCAAACAAGGTTGTGACTGTAAAAATTAATAACTTCGTCTAGGGTGGCAAACCTTCCGTCATGCATATA
Coding sequences within it:
- a CDS encoding TonB-dependent receptor, encoding MNIKPVFFVFLLSVFSIASAQELSDTIQLNAVEIIEYSNKKIPYIRNVVVKSEMEMNILRDVGEALRNIPNVSGLRKGGANIDPVVRGFKYSQLMTLINGAIELEGGCPNRMDPTTSHIDIDDVEQIEVVKGPYALRYGPSFGGVINLITYQPKFGDKFELHTKISSGYESNWNGNKEHLVVTGGTKKINFTLTGNRMQYGDYDDGNNNIIKSSFLKYSYSGKVGFSPVEKHHFTISYLGTMHRNVYFPALPMDEREDNSNIIGLTYTTGKHKGVFSGAYFKANFAMINHIMDNKSRANADTNMLAVSEVNANTLGVRGGIDLKFKDKYFLFIGSDFQYISKDGDRTKTMIMQPPVNGKIPQKIEALWSNAHIQNIGIYSEFKTSFGTFDIVGAVRLDLNSAGSGKIEVFGMPSGGITPVLLSNDDTKSSFTNFSFNVGATKQFGKYLSLGLSLGRGTRSPNMVERFIIMLPVGYDNYDYLGNPKLKPENNNEADLTLKFKHEKYGTAEFNVFYSLVQNYITGWLIAPSVQKPLSMNVLGVKQFYNAGLASFTGFEFGYSLPATYKLGANVTVAYTHATIYEVTKQILDPTQTISQQVVGEEVLKNDAVAEIPPLEANVSISYKFLKKSLIPRVSARIVLDQGHVSEAFYEPSTPGFVLFNLGLMYKYNDHISINGGVNNLFDKAYYEHLNRKMIGTTAKLYEPGRVFYINLFINI